The DNA window TAGTAAAAGACTTTAGTTGTATGTGATAATAGCTGTTACTTGCTCTCACTACAGATGTAAttcttaaatgttttaatgttttaaaaaacctaaatgTTTTACTGTTAAACACTCAATACATTCTTCAAGTCTAGTGGAAGATGAAtaatttcagcaaaattattttaaaacaatattctaACGCAATTTCTAACTGGAAAGACACAATCTCACAATCCGAAGTGACACGCACAAACTCTTTATCGTCTCTACAAAGacaatttgctttaaaacTGATTTACTGATTTCCTCACAAAATCAAGTGTGTCAAAGAACGCAGCCTCTCAGTATTGTTTCGGGAGCTGGAACTAAGCGATAATCCCCCGTACATTCTATATCCTGCTATGTCTTATTGGTGTACGTAAGCTATTTCGAATGTCATATGAAATGGCGTATTAATGTATTCTTGAACAAAAAATGACGCATCGAAACATTAGGTGCACGTATTGAGGCCCTTTGTTAGCCAGAATGCTTCCGTAAGTGTTCTGTACCATTCCATTTAGTTTGTCTAAGCTCCATTCTAGTCATGTGTCGTACGTAGGAAACCAATATTAAACTATTCCACATCTAATGCCACAAACATCCATCATTTCAGTAGAGCAGTTCTAGGTGCTGTTTGGAATGTAAGATTAATCTCTCGGTGGAAGTAATACACGGATAAGGATAGCTTTATTGTATAGCTTTGGTAGCGTTCGAGTTACGTACACGCCTAGGTTGCATCTCTCGGTAcatctccctctccctctctcttcaTCTGTTAACGAGTATTTGAACGTTTTTTGGATAAATCCCCACCACCTTTCCaattcactcttttttttccaaccgGTAAGTAGTTTATCGCTTCCGTTAACGAAAGAGCCGGTGAAATAAGGTTTTCCCAGGTTTGAACCACGTACAGCAGCAGTAGAATATCGATCCCCTTTTCCCTTAGAACATTTTTTGCGAGTGCATACACAAACACGGTGTAGAGATGCGCATAATCCATATGAGTGAGAGAGTGAGTTAAAACATACTAGTGAATGAGAGTCACTTGCTCATCACGCggttcgtttcaactcactgaTTCACTCTTTtcgcaactcgactcaccgcGCTCGAGACGTCAAACGAGTTGACTCTCTATAACGGACTCATTCGCTCTGAGTGTAACTCACTCAACTGAGTTACTATTATCATCTCTCTAGTACTGCGCactcgacacacacacatatcttTTTTGTTCCCCCCAGGCTCCCACCCACCCTTTCAAAGCCCCCCCCCCTCCACCCAAACCACCCCGAAACAAACGAGAAACAGAAACGATGTGGCTGCGTTCTTTCGAACACAACGTTATGCTCGAAACACTTTTCACCCATACATAAGTGTATATTTTCCGAATCAATATCATAACGGCGAACCAATACCTGCCAATACTGCCATAATTTCATATTATCTGCGTTCAGTTTACAATGTTTGTGACCGCTAACGAGCcaaataataaatcaaaaaaaaacaaaacaaaactacactccaaaaaaaaagttcacaaTTTGCATGTGTTCTTCGCTTTATGACAGGCACATGAATTGGTATTCCCCACTAAATGCGCTATTAAACCTGATGTCATTAAACACATGTTctcttctattctttttttaaaaaacaaacaacaacaacaaacaacaataaaacctAAACCATAAACTTCAGATACACAAAAGTTTAAGTTAgacttttttcccatttcaagATGAATACAATCTTAACCCCGGTTTAGAGTGGGAGGATGAGTTTACAGGTAGGTTTTTGccataacaaacaaattaatctgctctcttttgtttttgtttctctttttttttatacatctaTTGCAAATGCGCAAATttctttattcgtttttttttattcgttagactttttttattctctataTACGCCACATAGTCGGTTCTATGTTGTTATCATGTTGTTAATAGATTTTCCTTGCATACGGTACtttcttttgcaaattttacacacatccacacaaaaCCCTAAAAGCGTAGCCAGGTGTTTTCCCTATCCTGAAGCATTCAATCGCTTTGCTTCCTTTTGAAaacctattttcttttttttgttttgaatgtttttataCGTGATGCGTGCTAGTAAGGTAGTTTGTTTTGTGGGTGAACTCTTATTACTGCACAGGTTTATTtgtaatgtagccattggttgTTAGATTATGCTCGTTTGAAAGCGATTGCTGTCTTTTAACGATACATACTTTGacgttttattatgttttattttcgccaGTGTttctagaaacaaaaaactagaACACACGTATCCAACGGATGAGTAGCCTCATCGTGAACATTCgattcttgtttcttttttttaatccatGCTCTCAAacttactctctctctctctctctttctttactTCCTGTACTCTGATGATGCTATTACCTTTTACTATCCTCTGCGATACTGTTAGGCACAGGTGTATAATGTCCTACTACCTGTTAAGTTGTATCTTGGTGTAAttacgcctgaaagtatgcaagaATTACATTTATAATTGTAGTTTgtcataaataaattcataGTTTTTTTCGATTCCATCCGTGAATGTGCACGGAGTGTTAGAAGCTGCTTTCGATACACGTTTTGTTCTCTAATATTTAACATTTCCTTCCAAAAAACGatatattgcatacttttaggcgcttACACTTAAAAACCCAATAAAGGAGAAAGTCGCCAACAGGGTGTAGTAGTACACCAATGCACCATTAGACCAAAACCCCTGTCTACGTCACTCCcttatgtccttttttttgttgtaaaactgCAATCAGTAGCGCTGATCGTGGTTGTGCGAGGTGATGTGACAGACCGCGAACTTGGGAATGCTGTtctggtgttttattttcttctcctaACACTAACCCCACTTCTGTAACACGTAGGCAAACTAATCTGTAATACCTCGATAACATTCAACCCCTAACCCGCATCTACGTCGATTTAACACCCTGACAGGTGACTAACGTTTGTCAACGTGCCTCTTGTAGCTTTTGGTTTTGGGTTCAAACTTGGctaaccaccaccaccaccccacTGGCAATAACCTTTCCCCCTCGTGTTTTGTTTAGCCAACCAGCACCATCCGCTCATTATTCTCGCTTATCATATCCAATGGACGGAAAGTAGTAGTAATGTTTACATCTTCAAATCTGCCCATCTTTACTCCATACAACTAGCTGTAACGATGGTTAGCGCAATAAGAACTGTTAGTGCTAGGAAGGGGAAAGACAcatttgttttgacatttctaCTACCATCCTAGCTATTAAGGGGTATTCTCGAATGTGAAAACTGTTAACTGTGCACCATCTCTGTGTGTTCTCCGTCTAAATTCTAACGTTCCTTATGAGCAACATGACGTTGTTCTCTAACCATCTATATACCATCTTTTCTGTCCGTATCCGTCCTATACCCTTATCTCTTCTACTACTCTTGCTCTCCTGTCTATTTCCCTATCTTTAATAtatcctgcaaaaaaaaaatgggtggAGAAATAGTATCATATAAATAGTATCTTATATTCATACCGACCAATACTCCACAGCTGGAGTGGTACCGGCTTATCCATCCAGGGGAGTACATGTTGCTCTTAACTCTCTCCGATCGCTACGCGATTCCAaatcgaaaagcaaaaaaaaatcaaggaaCAATTGTTTATGACCATTTCAAATAAGTCGTTACTCTTTACATATGACTAATGTGTTACTACTGCTgttactactattactactactactattactatcACCTCCTCCTACACCATCTACTACCGCCGCCATTACCATTCTTCTCAATATGTGTGTTAGTGATATACGCTCGAAATAGTATACAAAACGATAAGTTGCGAATGATGTGTGAGTGACATCATGCtgtccttttctttcttttgcataaatttacataaattacACGTCCACATTTGACAGCTCGCTCATATGTAAATAACTGCCACCCGTATGGTCACTGTGCCAACTCTCTTTACACTAGCCTTTCGGTCGCTTTCCTCCCACGATTTGTGCTTGAATAGAGGTTGCAATGCAGTGTCCTTCCATTCGCTAGTTTTGTAATCTTGTTAGTCAAAATTGTAGTAAAATGCCAAGCACAACGCCTCGAAGATGTTACAATCGTACAGATTATTGACTGTGACAGTGTTGAACATTGAAGAAATATTAATCAAATGTTTCTCCATTCTATAAAGTTTGTAAACTATCAGATTCGATCGTCTCACTGCGCCAATTCGTTTTGCACCTTCCATCGTTTCTATCATATCACCGAATCCGATTCACACGCTGTGTATTCCTATTTCTATTTCCATCTTTTTTCCCACTCTTTTATCTCACTATCTTTTCTCTTCTTATCTTTCCCTTTCGATTTTTGCCACTTGATTCTCTACTCTCTCTGTGTACTTATTACTGATTTTCTTAGGCAGCTCTTAAATGGCATCGTACtacgattttgttgttgttttttttatcttcttcaaTTAATCCGTTCGTCTCATCGCGGCAAATAGTCGCGATGGTGCGAATATGTTTGTACATATGTTGTTATACGATTGTCACTATCTTTAAGTGAATGTGAATtttcaattgctttttttctgtattagTGGTTTTTTATGCAAAGTGAATGCCAACGAGAATGCCATACTATAAGTGTGCAAACAAGTAACAACCACACAGAGCGGTTGGGAGTGATGTAAAGAGAAGGTTGGAAGTAAGAGAGACGAAGAAAAAGATAAGagcgagaaaaagagagagagagagagagaaaggattGGTGTAATGCATGATTGTGGCTATATTTGTTGCTCTTATAAGAttagtttttactttttagttgttaagtttttttttattgttgctgcGTGTCTCAGACCATACTAGATCAGAAACAGTTTTACTCATACAGTGCTTACTTTTGGGGACGGTCAAGGTGACGATGAGGAAAGCTCCCTCACCCATATCGACCATGGGTTTCACTCGAAGCTGCCGCCCGGTATACTGCCGCACGGTTTACCAACGGTGAAGGAAGTGGCACCGGCCATCACGCCACAGGAGCAAAAGAAGGAAGATCTGAAGGAAGGTATGTGACAATCTAATCGATCGAACTGCTGATCACTCAtggtacactttttttttctttttgctcacAACAACAGTGAAAGAACTTTCCGCTGAGCAGAAACAGATGATCATACTTTCGGAAGACTTTCAGCGTTTCATCCTGCGCGCTGGCAAGGTAATGGAACGGGCACTGTCCGAAACGGTCGATATCTACACAGACTACATCGGTGACGGTGAGGCGGATGATATGAAGTAAGTCTGCTAGTGTGATTCTTCTATACACCTTGATTGTAACGGGTAACTGTGCTCTCTTTCTGCAATCGTTATTCTTCAGTGACGAGAAATCGCATGCCCGGCTATCGCTGAACCGCACCTTCTACTGTGACCGTTGGTCGAAGAACCGATGCGTGACATCGTTCGACTGGTCGACGCATCACCCGGAGCTGATGGTTGCATCGTACCACAGCAACGAGGAAACACCGAACGAACCGGACGGTGTGGTGGTCGTATGGAACACCAAGTTCAAGAAGCAAACACCGGAAGAGGTGTTCCACTGTCAGAGTGCCGTCATGTCGACCTGCTTCGCAAAGTTCCATCCGAACCTGATCCTTGGCGGTACCTACTCTGGGCAGATTGTGCTGTGGGATAATCGGGTACAGAAGCGTACACCGATTCATCGAACGCCGCTGAGCGCTAATGCCCATACGGTAGGAGTCTCCTGGATTGCCCCATTCCACTCGTGTACATTGTTTTAATGATCGTGTTTTCGCTTCTACGCCCTTAACAGCAACCAGTGTACTGTCTCTCGATGGTTGGAACGCAGAACGCGCACAACGTCATCTCGATCAGCTCGGACGGTAAGCTGTGTTCGTGGAGTTTGGATATGCTTTCACAACCACAGGACGTGCTGGAACTGCAGCATCGCCAGTCAAAGGccatctccgtcacctgcaTGGCATTCCCGCACAACGAGGTAAACAATTTCGTGCTGGGCGGTGAGGATGGTTACGTGTATTCGGCGAGCAGGCACGGCAATCGGTCCGGTATTGGTGAAACGTACGAGAAGCATCTCGGTCCGGTCACTGGCATCTCGGCACATCATAACCAATCGTCACCGGACTTCGGTCATCTGTTCCTTACCTCCTCGATCGATTGGACGATCAAGCTGTGGAGCCTGAAGGATAACAAACCACTGTACTCGTTCGAGGACAACTCGGACTACGTGATGGACGTTGCGTGGTCGCCGATTCATCCCGCCCTTTTCGCCGGCGTTGATGGTAGCGGACGGCTCGACCTGTGGAACCTGAACCAGGACACGGAGGTACCGACCGCATCGATCACGGTGGACGGTCAGCCAGCGTTGAATCGTGTTTCCTGGACACCATCCGGTTTGCACGTGACGGTGGGTGATGAGGCCGGCCGGATCTACGTGTACGATGTGGCGGACAATCTCGCCAACCCGCGTATGGACGAATGGAACAAGCTGAACGCGGTACTGTACGAGCTGAAGATGAACCAGACGGATGAGTTCGACGAAAAGGACAAAAAGTCACCGGTGCCGCAAAACAACACGTCGCTTACATCGCTTACCAGCACGCCGCTCATATGAAACACAATGATGCGACCATACTGAGGCGGAATGGATGGATCCATGATAGCGTAAATCCACGCACGCACGTGGCGGATCTAATGGTAggcggagttttttttgtcgacaGAGGCGACCACCATCTTTAGTTTTAACGGCCCCAAACTCTACCATTCCGCTTCGGGGGCCTCCGTAAAGCTTGATCCGCTAAACTGTTCACGCATAGATTGTATAATTTATTAACATAACTTAACATGCAAAACATACGTTACATAATATTCCGGGTAGTACGAAAAGCGGCGGGGAAATAAACGCCATACAGTCATTTTGTCACGGTGCAGCGTTCTGCAAATAGATAGGGCAGTGCGAAGTTGCGATAttgaaacaacacaaaatggtTTACTATGTAATTAATCGCGTGTACAGCGTGTCAGAAAAGTGTAATTCGCTCTTTCCTGTTTATGAAGAAacactgtaaaaaaaaagtaccagTGGCGGGTTTAAACGCCGGGGGGTCCCCTGGAAGTGTATAAAATCAGACCTGTTTTCTCAATCCCAAGCATTTCGCAACCGGGACCCCATTTGCAAGCGCCCCGCCactgaaataaacaaaacatatacaCACTAACATGAAGGAAAACAACTCAATATGCGCTTACTGCTGTAGTTATTTAAACATTGAAGCTGAAATAGACGTGTTTcaataaaaccataaaatatattcttcCCTTCAGAACCTGTAAACGAGATTTGTTACTTTATTTACacgaagttttgtttttaaaaataatttgcaacgattttagagatttttttgattGTCCTCGATTGTCTCACAACCAGGGCAACACATGTATTGCATTTGTAGAGATTTTGCGCGCGTCTGTTTGGGTGaatgatttaatatttaaattatagcATAATTTATATGCATGATAAATATCTTCATGCCCACGGCGACAGAGAGAACTGCACTGCATGCAACTGCACCGATATGGTACAGAATGAGGTCAGTCCGTCGTCTGGGCGAGCGATGAACAATTTATGTACGATCGGCATCATTTCCCACTTCTGTAAAGGACCATTGCGATTCAAATGAGTCATTTCGCCTCCGCAGATTGTTACTCCAAGGGGCTGAATGGTATGAACAATTCAATGCACAACGCTTTATTTATGCTCACCAATCTTCCATCTCCCTCCTCCCCCtccatttcatttgtttgccgTGCATGGATGCTGCTTCCGTCATCAAGTGCGAAAAAATGACGCAATTCATTAATTCTTTCCTCTAAAAACCTGATGACTGACGCCGCCACGTACACGAACACCCATTTCCAGTGGGGAGAGAGGGAAGGAAAGTGAaaccgagagagagaaagagaaaaaaacgcgtGTCATATGAGCTCATTACATTACTACTCTTGGTAGGAGGAAGCCTTTAGCCGGAAGAATGAAAAGCCCGTCAATGACGACAAACCATCAATTGATGAACGtgaacagagagagaaagaaagagagagcttAATTGTTTGCTCTCGCTCTAGCGACACATGATCTTTGACTgcatttgtgtgcgtgtgtgtgtgtggatttgtGTTTTTACGCACAACACGCTGGCACATTACTCATCCCACGAGACTGGATGCAGACGCGCGATCTCTTAAACCAGGGTTCGGTAAAATCTGACCGGAATGGAATTAtttaagttctactaatttaatttataagtTCTATTTGAACTGAGCTTAAAGGacttagaaaagaaaacatattatCATGAAATCACATATAAaactttcaaatttttatattctttttattttttgctaattttttattcttttttttatttcaatcattatttgagtgaaaagaaactcattgcaacccattggcattaaaataaaacaattttattttttttgcaaaatttctcaaaaaaatggcaaggggtaccccttatgaaattttcgagttgaaatttttttgaaatttttttttcgattttttattctttttttagtttaaagcattatttgagtgaaaagaaacatattgcaacaaattcccattaaaatatatcacatttttcaatattgctaaattgttcagaaacagggtaaggaacttcgttccctgaataacttctggcacagacatctgacggtatggccgtccaagaagaaaatgtagccattggtgccatctatcgaccacaagttaaagattggcgatccgttggataccgaccgagttataggcaaaagttggtgcaaaaatgagaaaaattttacattttctcaaacagggtaaggaacttggttcctcgaataacttctggcacaaacatctgagggcatgaccgtccaagaagaaaatgtagccattgatgccatctatcgaccacaggttaaagattggcgatccgttggataccgaccgagttataggcaaaatttggtgcaaaaatgacccttagtaaattttcatttttttgaattttttgattttttcattatttttcactcttttttttatttcaatcattatttgagtgaaaagaaactcattgcaaccaattgggattaaaataaaacaatttaattttttttgcaaaatttctcaaaaaaatcgtaaggggtaagccttatgaaattttcgagttgaaattttttggaattttttttttcgattttttattctatttttagtttaaagcattatttgagtgaaaagaaacatattgcaacaaattcccattaaaatatatcacatttttcaatattgctaaattgttcaaaaacagggtaaggaacttggttccctgaataacttctggcacagacatctgacggtatggccgtccaagaagaaaatgtagccattggtgccatctatcgaccacaagttaaagattggcgatccgttggataccgaccgagttataggcaaaagttggtgcaaaaatgagaaaaattttacattttctcaaacagggtaaggaacttggttcctcgaataacttctggcacagacatctgagggcatggccgtccaagaagaaaatgtagccattgatgccatctatcgaccacaggttaaagattggcgatccgttggataccgaccgagttataggcaaaatttggtgcaaaaatgacccttagtaaattttcatttttttgaattttttgattttttcattatttttcactattttttttatttcaatcattattagagtgaaaagaaactcattgcaaccaattgggattaaaataaaacaattttattttttttgcaaaatttctcaaaaaaaaacgtaaggggtaagccttatgaaattttcgagttgaaattttttttgaaatttttttttcgattttttattctttttttagtttaaagcattatttgagtgaaaagaaacatagtgcaacaaattcccattaaaatatatcacatttttcaattttgctaaattgttcaaaaacagggtaaggaacttggttccctgaataacttctggcacagacatctgacggtatggccgtccaagaagaaaatgtagccattggtgccatctatcgaccacaagttaaagattggcgatccgttggataccgaccgagttataggcaaaagttggtgcaaaaatgagcaaaattttacattttctcaaacagggtaaggaacttggttcctcgaataacttctggcacagacatctgagggcatggccgtccaagaagaaaatgtagccattgatgccatctatcgaccacaggttaaagattggcgatccgttggataccgaccgagttataggcaaaatttggtgcaaaaatgacccttagtaaattttcatttttttgaattttttgattttttcattatttttcactctttttttttatttcaagcattattagagtgaaaagaaactcattgcaacccattggcattaaaataaatcaattttatttttttttgcaaaatttctcaaaaaaaacgtaaggggtaagccttatgaaattttcgagttgaatttttttggaattttttttttcgattttttattctatttttagtttaaagcattatttgagtgaaaagaaacatattgcaacaaattcccattaaaatatatcacatttttcaatattgctaaattgttcaaaaaaaggtaatgccggggttttttatgactccgaaatgagtcgttaaacgagctgactccaaataacgactcattcactctgagttcattcacaaaaaaaagttgttattctcatctctagtatattccggatgggattttggTACCCATCCTGCCGTGTAAGACGAGCGTCGCTAGCAAATACATCAACGGATCGTTCACAATTACTGTAAcaaatcgaaataaatttttaaagatTGCCTAACCCTGTGTTCGACTCCACTCGAGACGTTAGTGTTGGTATTGGATTTCCTGCCGGAGCATGAATGAAATAGCATACAGTCGCATCCATTGGACATTGAAGGGAGATAGCACGAGCAAGCCGAGACGATGCCGTCGCGACAGCAAAACACGACCGCTACGCACGCTGCTGTCAGTCTAGTGGTACGTTCGTTGGAAGACAAAACCGATCTACGCGGAGCGTCTGTGCACTTTCCGTACTATACGCAGTTTGCAAGTGTAACAATAATAAACGTCCAGACAgcttagcaaaaacaaaacaacacaaacaaacgcttCCGGTGTCCGTTGTTCTAGTGAGTGTTCTCGGTAAGAAAACCGCGCGTAACCTTCGATCAGGTGGAAACGGGTTAAGGTTGACGTGCTATAGCGTGATTTGGTGAAACGGTgaagtttggtgttttttttttactcaacgTTTTGTTGCCGTGTTTTAATGTTGCTCTCAAGGTGGAATTTTACGACTAATCTGCATTTATCTTTTTGGATGTATTTTGCTACACAACTTATCTACTCCATAAAGCGATAAGTGAAATTGTATCAATTCCTTAATcctcacacacgcatacaccgACATACGCCGGGTTGAAAATAAGGGCGAGGGGttgcgtttcatttttcttcagcaCAAGGGTGCAACAACGAAAAGTAGCCCTTGCGTTGTGTCGCGAACACTGTACAAACGGTACGGCCTGCTTGGACAAATTTATTCCCGccattccaaaaaaacaaaaaacaaaaaatacgatGCACAACTTCACAGCGCAGGGACAGATGCAAGCGACGTGCGCATTACAATCGTAAATAGTCAAAcgcaaacgattttttttttatttcgcttggTTTGTCCACTTCTTTTCGGGGCTTCTTTTGCTACGCAAGCAGCACTTTTAAGTAAGTGGGCACCAGAGCAAGAATGTTTCGGACACACGCGGAGATTTGTACTTCTCCAATTTCGCTGtccgttcgttttttttccaaactgaGAGCCAGAAACAAGAGCGaaggtgatttatttttagagCACATGGTGCACTTTTCCGGGCGCAATCGAAGCAGCAACACCCGCTGCCATCCATCGGAACATCTCATCGTCTGGTTGTTATTCTTTCACATTTTGATGAAGCCAATTTTCCATC is part of the Anopheles funestus chromosome X, idAnoFuneDA-416_04, whole genome shotgun sequence genome and encodes:
- the LOC125771472 gene encoding cytoplasmic dynein 1 intermediate chain isoform X11, with the protein product MNRKAELERKKAKLQALREEKDRRRKEKEQKDLEEAAGKLGHSETSTRKDLDEMLSSLGVAPVSEVLSSLSSVNSATSDQSTTHTPDASLQPSINGQSYRKKPVNLCLVSVQATNIPPKETVVYSKQTQTNSSGGHERDAHATDYYGDDEESSLTHIDHGFHSKLPPGILPHGLPTVKEVAPAITPQEQKKEDLKEVKELSAEQKQMIILSEDFQRFILRAGKVMERALSETVDIYTDYIGDGEADDMNDEKSHARLSLNRTFYCDRWSKNRCVTSFDWSTHHPELMVASYHSNEETPNEPDGVVVVWNTKFKKQTPEEVFHCQSAVMSTCFAKFHPNLILGGTYSGQIVLWDNRVQKRTPIHRTPLSANAHTQPVYCLSMVGTQNAHNVISISSDGKLCSWSLDMLSQPQDVLELQHRQSKAISVTCMAFPHNEVNNFVLGGEDGYVYSASRHGNRSGIGETYEKHLGPVTGISAHHNQSSPDFGHLFLTSSIDWTIKLWSLKDNKPLYSFEDNSDYVMDVAWSPIHPALFAGVDGSGRLDLWNLNQDTEVPTASITVDGQPALNRVSWTPSGLHVTVGDEAGRIYVYDVADNLANPRMDEWNKLNAVLYELKMNQTDEFDEKDKKSPVPQNNTSLTSLTSTPLI
- the LOC125771472 gene encoding cytoplasmic dynein 1 intermediate chain isoform X10, yielding MNRKAELERKKAKLQALREEKDRRRKEKEQKDLEEAAGKLGHSETSTRKDLDEMLSSLGVAPVSEVLSSLSSVNSATSDQSTTHTPDASLQPSINGQSYRKKPVNLCLVSVQATNIPPKETVVYSKQTQTNSSGGHERDAHATDYYVLTFGDGQGDDEESSLTHIDHGFHSKLPPGILPHGLPTVKEVAPAITPQEQKKEDLKEVKELSAEQKQMIILSEDFQRFILRAGKVMERALSETVDIYTDYIGDGEADDMNDEKSHARLSLNRTFYCDRWSKNRCVTSFDWSTHHPELMVASYHSNEETPNEPDGVVVVWNTKFKKQTPEEVFHCQSAVMSTCFAKFHPNLILGGTYSGQIVLWDNRVQKRTPIHRTPLSANAHTQPVYCLSMVGTQNAHNVISISSDGKLCSWSLDMLSQPQDVLELQHRQSKAISVTCMAFPHNEVNNFVLGGEDGYVYSASRHGNRSGIGETYEKHLGPVTGISAHHNQSSPDFGHLFLTSSIDWTIKLWSLKDNKPLYSFEDNSDYVMDVAWSPIHPALFAGVDGSGRLDLWNLNQDTEVPTASITVDGQPALNRVSWTPSGLHVTVGDEAGRIYVYDVADNLANPRMDEWNKLNAVLYELKMNQTDEFDEKDKKSPVPQNNTSLTSLTSTPLI
- the LOC125771472 gene encoding cytoplasmic dynein 1 intermediate chain isoform X7, which codes for MNRKAELERKKAKLQALREEKDRRRKEKEQKDLEEAAGKLGHSETSTRKDLDEMLSSLGVAPVSEVLSSLSSVNSATSDQSTTHTPDASLQPSINGQSYRKKPVNLCLVSVQATNIPPKETVVYSKQTQTNSSGGHERDVFSCHSSPLSGYMEDWWRPRKAHATDYYGDDEESSLTHIDHGFHSKLPPGILPHGLPTVKEVAPAITPQEQKKEDLKEVKELSAEQKQMIILSEDFQRFILRAGKVMERALSETVDIYTDYIGDGEADDMNDEKSHARLSLNRTFYCDRWSKNRCVTSFDWSTHHPELMVASYHSNEETPNEPDGVVVVWNTKFKKQTPEEVFHCQSAVMSTCFAKFHPNLILGGTYSGQIVLWDNRVQKRTPIHRTPLSANAHTQPVYCLSMVGTQNAHNVISISSDGKLCSWSLDMLSQPQDVLELQHRQSKAISVTCMAFPHNEVNNFVLGGEDGYVYSASRHGNRSGIGETYEKHLGPVTGISAHHNQSSPDFGHLFLTSSIDWTIKLWSLKDNKPLYSFEDNSDYVMDVAWSPIHPALFAGVDGSGRLDLWNLNQDTEVPTASITVDGQPALNRVSWTPSGLHVTVGDEAGRIYVYDVADNLANPRMDEWNKLNAVLYELKMNQTDEFDEKDKKSPVPQNNTSLTSLTSTPLI